A DNA window from Amycolatopsis sp. DSM 110486 contains the following coding sequences:
- a CDS encoding NADPH-dependent FMN reductase, with amino-acid sequence MSEVPVRVAVIVGSVREGRFAPTVANWFTREAAAHGGFEVDVVDCADLALPLAFPAFGSEPAPEVGRLAARLAAADAFVVITPEYNHSYPAPLKNAIDWFRSEWQAKPVAFVAYGGLSGGLRAVEHLRPVFAELHAVTIRDTVSFHGAHGRFDESGSPTDAETTGAAVKKLLDQLEWWARSLAGARALRAYPA; translated from the coding sequence GTGTCGGAAGTTCCCGTCCGGGTTGCCGTGATCGTCGGCAGTGTCCGGGAAGGACGGTTCGCGCCGACGGTCGCGAACTGGTTCACCCGCGAGGCCGCCGCGCACGGCGGGTTCGAGGTGGACGTGGTCGACTGCGCCGATCTGGCTCTGCCACTGGCGTTTCCCGCGTTCGGGTCCGAGCCCGCGCCGGAGGTCGGGCGCCTCGCGGCCCGGCTCGCCGCGGCCGACGCGTTCGTCGTGATCACGCCGGAGTACAACCACAGCTACCCGGCGCCGCTCAAGAACGCAATCGACTGGTTCCGCTCGGAGTGGCAGGCCAAACCGGTCGCTTTCGTGGCGTACGGCGGACTTTCCGGCGGCCTGCGCGCGGTGGAGCACCTGCGTCCGGTCTTCGCCGAGCTGCACGCGGTGACCATCCGCGACACCGTGAGCTTCCACGGCGCCCACGGCCGGTTCGACGAGTCCGGCAGCCCCACCGACGCCGAAACCACCGGTGCGGCGGTGAAGAAGCTGCTCGATCAGCTGGAGTGGTGGGCGCGTTCGCTGGCCGGCGCGCGGGCCCTGCGCGCCTACCCCGCCTGA
- a CDS encoding HAMP domain-containing sensor histidine kinase, which translates to MRRPRLRPWLSGLRPRLVLSFAAMTLVGAAAAAGASYVTARTTILQGVQDPAMVQLRDQVTAYLPQMTLPPVQRQLDNLADNLKGTTVAVYRDLRSRSGLDPSELPADLREEVAAGGTIQFKRVIKGDTPLLMVGMPVLQRGDNGVAHTGVEVYSMVSLAAQQTAIDQLATRAWQTAALALPIAVALALLAARQVLRPVRALNTAARKLGHGQLDVRLRAKGSDELAQLVTTFNSTAAELERTVGTLREMEADARRFVADVSHELRTPLAAMNAVTDVLDEDAEQLPADTAVAARLVSTETRRLTRLVQDLVEISRFDAGRAELRLEAWDVAQGVTDSLAARGWTADDGIVTDLPAGVVATVDPRRLDILVANLVGNALRHGEPPVEVHLAADAHTVTLEVTDHGPGIPAAVLPHVFDRFTKADSARARSEGSGLGLSIARENARLHGGDVEAANTGSGARFTLWLPRHPRPGEAR; encoded by the coding sequence GTGAGGCGTCCGCGGCTGCGGCCGTGGCTCTCGGGGCTGCGGCCCCGGCTGGTGCTGTCCTTCGCGGCGATGACCCTGGTCGGCGCGGCCGCCGCGGCCGGCGCCAGCTACGTGACGGCCCGTACGACGATCCTGCAGGGCGTGCAGGACCCGGCCATGGTCCAGCTGCGCGACCAGGTGACCGCGTACCTGCCGCAGATGACGCTGCCGCCGGTCCAGCGCCAGCTCGACAACCTCGCCGACAACCTCAAGGGCACCACCGTCGCGGTCTACCGGGACCTCCGTTCGCGGTCGGGGCTCGACCCCTCGGAGCTGCCCGCCGACCTGCGCGAGGAGGTCGCCGCCGGCGGCACGATCCAGTTCAAGCGGGTGATCAAGGGCGACACCCCGCTTCTGATGGTCGGGATGCCGGTGCTGCAGCGCGGCGACAACGGGGTGGCGCACACGGGCGTCGAGGTCTACTCGATGGTGTCGCTGGCCGCCCAGCAGACCGCGATCGACCAGCTGGCCACCCGCGCGTGGCAGACGGCCGCGCTGGCGCTGCCGATCGCCGTCGCGCTGGCGCTGCTGGCCGCCCGGCAGGTGCTGCGCCCGGTGCGCGCGCTGAACACCGCGGCGCGCAAGCTCGGCCACGGGCAGCTCGACGTCCGCCTGCGCGCCAAGGGTTCCGACGAGCTGGCCCAGCTCGTGACCACTTTCAACAGCACCGCGGCAGAGCTCGAACGCACCGTCGGCACGCTGCGGGAGATGGAAGCCGACGCGCGCCGCTTCGTCGCCGACGTCTCCCACGAGCTGCGCACCCCGCTGGCCGCGATGAACGCGGTGACCGACGTGCTCGACGAGGACGCCGAGCAGCTGCCCGCAGACACCGCCGTCGCCGCACGCCTGGTGTCGACCGAAACGCGCCGGTTGACCCGGCTCGTGCAGGACCTGGTGGAGATCTCGCGGTTCGACGCCGGGCGCGCCGAGCTGCGGCTGGAGGCGTGGGACGTGGCGCAGGGCGTGACCGACAGCCTCGCCGCGCGCGGCTGGACCGCCGACGACGGGATCGTCACCGACCTGCCGGCCGGCGTCGTCGCGACCGTCGACCCGCGCCGGCTCGACATCCTGGTCGCGAACCTCGTCGGCAACGCCCTGCGCCATGGCGAACCGCCGGTCGAGGTGCACCTGGCCGCCGACGCGCACACCGTGACGCTGGAGGTCACCGACCACGGTCCCGGCATCCCCGCGGCCGTGCTGCCCCACGTGTTCGACCGCTTCACCAAGGCCGACTCGGCGCGGGCGCGCTCGGAGGGCAGCGGGCTCGGCCTGTCCATCGCGCGGGAGAACGCCCGGCTGCACGGCGGCGACGTCGAGGCCGCCAACACCGGTTCCGGCGCGCGGTTCACCCTGTGGCTGCCCCGCCACCCCCGGCCCGGAGAGGCGCGATGA
- the soxR gene encoding redox-sensitive transcriptional activator SoxR translates to MTKTELPELTVGELAHRTGVPASALRFYEDEKLIRSRRTAGNQRRYRRDTLRRVTFIRMSQRVGMPLSQIREVLALLPDDRTPTRADWARISHCWREDLDERIRQLEQLRDQLTDCIGCGCMSLTKCRLANPGDRLGREGPGPRRLPDHRGDGYP, encoded by the coding sequence ATGACCAAGACGGAGCTGCCCGAGCTGACCGTGGGCGAGCTGGCGCACCGCACCGGGGTGCCCGCCTCGGCCCTGCGCTTCTACGAGGACGAGAAGCTGATCCGCAGCAGGCGCACGGCGGGCAACCAGCGCCGTTACCGCCGCGACACGCTGCGACGTGTCACGTTCATCCGGATGTCGCAGCGGGTGGGCATGCCGTTGTCGCAGATCCGCGAGGTCCTCGCGCTGCTGCCGGACGACCGCACCCCCACCCGCGCCGACTGGGCCCGCATCTCCCACTGCTGGCGCGAGGACCTCGACGAGCGCATCCGGCAGCTGGAGCAGCTGCGCGACCAGCTCACCGACTGCATCGGCTGCGGCTGCATGTCGCTCACCAAGTGCCGGCTCGCGAACCCCGGAGACCGCCTCGGGCGCGAAGGCCCGGGGCCGAGGCGGCTCCCGGACCACCGCGGGGACGGCTACCCGTGA
- a CDS encoding VOC family protein produces the protein MRIDRLDHLVLTVADVEATVAFYTRVLGMAEVTFKGGRKALAFGTSKINLHQAGHEFEPKALRPTPGSADLCLITENALDDVIEELRRACVPIEEGPVERTGATGDIRSVYFRDPDENLIEVSNYLR, from the coding sequence ATGCGCATCGACCGCCTGGACCACCTCGTGCTCACTGTCGCCGACGTCGAGGCCACGGTGGCCTTCTACACGCGGGTGCTCGGCATGGCGGAGGTGACGTTCAAGGGCGGGCGCAAGGCACTGGCCTTCGGCACCAGCAAGATCAACCTGCACCAGGCGGGCCACGAGTTCGAACCCAAGGCACTTCGCCCGACGCCGGGCAGCGCGGACCTGTGCCTCATCACCGAAAACGCGCTCGACGACGTGATCGAAGAACTGCGCCGGGCGTGCGTGCCGATCGAGGAGGGACCGGTGGAGCGCACCGGTGCCACGGGCGACATCCGCAGCGTCTACTTCCGTGACCCGGACGAGAACCTCATCGAGGTCAGCAACTACCTCCGCTGA
- a CDS encoding DUF664 domain-containing protein, protein MNVADLLVDGFGRIQEVVHQSVDGLTGDQLVARPGPGANSIAWLVWHLTRVQDDHVADVAGTGQIWTAQDWHRRFGLPFPPADTGYAHSSDDVAAVQIDDPKLLTGYYDAVHEHTVAWVGGLEGTALDAVVDERWDPPVTLGVRLISVLSDDLQHAGQAAYVRGLVLG, encoded by the coding sequence ATGAACGTGGCCGATCTGCTCGTGGACGGCTTCGGCCGGATCCAGGAGGTCGTGCACCAGTCGGTCGACGGCCTGACCGGCGACCAGCTCGTCGCCCGGCCCGGGCCGGGCGCCAACTCGATCGCCTGGCTCGTCTGGCACCTCACGCGCGTGCAGGACGACCACGTGGCCGACGTCGCGGGCACCGGGCAGATCTGGACCGCGCAGGACTGGCACCGCCGCTTCGGCCTGCCCTTCCCGCCGGCGGACACGGGGTACGCGCACAGCAGCGACGACGTCGCCGCCGTGCAGATCGACGACCCCAAGCTGCTGACCGGCTACTACGACGCCGTGCACGAGCACACCGTGGCGTGGGTCGGCGGCCTCGAGGGCACGGCGCTCGACGCCGTCGTCGACGAGCGCTGGGACCCGCCCGTGACGCTGGGCGTGCGGCTGATCAGCGTGCTTTCGGACGACCTGCAGCACGCCGGGCAGGCCGCCTACGTGCGCGGCCTCGTGCTGGGCTGA